From Acomys russatus chromosome 25, mAcoRus1.1, whole genome shotgun sequence, a single genomic window includes:
- the LOC127208162 gene encoding polyunsaturated fatty acid (12S)/(13S)-lipoxygenase, epidermal-type isoform X2, which translates to MGKYTICVVTGDSLLASSSNLVQLWLVGEHGEADLGKLLRPLPGRKTVLETEVPLHLGRLLMVRLCKHKGLLDDDWFCKWITVQGPGTQGEALFPCYSWVQCNETISLPEGTALKIRDDTQSLFKEYREQEIEHRRRVYRWGSWKEGLILPIAGRTQWDLPRNQRFMEDKDLDFALSLAKVLKEFAIKGTLDFVSHVRKLEDYKKVFPCGKTALAGRVRESWKEDALFGYQFLNGANPMLLRRSKSLPARLVLPPGMEDLQTQLEKELEAGSLFEADFSLLDGVKPNIIIFKQQYVTAPLVMLKLQPDGRLLPMVIQLQPPRHGCPPPLLFLPSDPPMAWLLAKTWVRSSDFQLHQLQSHLLRGHLMAEVIAVATLRSLPSLHPIYKLLVPHFRYTMEINILARNNLVSEWGIFDLIVSTGSGGHVDILQRATAGLTYRSFCPPDDLADRGLLDVKASLYAQDALRLWGIILRYVERMVELFYKSDTDVQSDPELQTWCREVTEIGLLGAQDRGFPVSLASRAQLCRFVAMCIFTCTGQHASTHLGQLDWYAWIPNGPCTMRKPPPTSKDVTERDIIDSLPCLQQARMQMKITKFLGRRQPVMVALGQHKEEYFSGPKPRDVLKRFQEELAVMDKEVEARNAGLDLPYEYLRPSVVENSVTI; encoded by the exons ATGGGCAAGTACACCATCTGCGTGGTCACTGGAGACTCGCTTTTGGCCAGCTCCAGCAACCTGGTACAGCTGTGGCTGGTGGGTGAGCACGGAGAGGCGGACCTTGGGAAGCTGCTGAGGCCACTGCCGGGAAGG AAGACAGTGCTGGAGACCGAAGTCCCCTTGCATCTAGGGCGCCTCCTCATGGTGAGGCTGTGTAAACACAAAGGCCTATTGGATGATGACTGGTTctgcaagtggatcactgtgcaGGGCCCTGGGACCCAGGGAGAGGCCCTTTTCCCCTGCTACAGTTGGGTGCAGTGCAACGAGACCATCAGCCTACCCGAGGGCACAG CGCTGAAGATAAGGGATGACACGCAGAGCCTCTTTAAGGAGTATCGTGAGCAGGAGATTGAGCACAGGAGGAGGGTGTACcg GTGGGGCTCCTGGAAGGAGGGGCTAATCCTGCCTATAGCAGGGAGGACACAGTGGGACCTCCCCAGGAACCAGAGATTCATGGAAGATAAGGATTTAGATTTTGCCCTCTCGCTGGCCAAAGT GTTGAAGGAGTTTGCCATTAAGGGGACTCTAGATTTTGTAAGTCATGTACGAAAACTGGAAGATTACAAAAAAGTATTCCCATGTGGAAAGACTGCCCTGGCAG GACGGGTCCGTGAATCCTGGAAGGAAGATGCCCTCTTTGGGTACCAGTTCCTCAACGGTGCAAACCCAATGCTCCTGAGGCGTTCTAAGAGCCTTCCAGCCAGGCTGGTCCTGCCTCCAGGGATGGAAGACTTGCAGAcccagctggagaaggagctggag GCcggatctctgtttgaggccgATTTCTCACTGCTGGACGGGGTCAAGCCTAACATCATCATTTTTAAGCAGCAATATGTGACGGCCCCATTGGTCATGCTGAAACTACAGCCGGATGGAAGACTCCTGCCTATGGTCATTCAG CTCCAGCCACCCCGACACGGATGTCCCCCgcctctgctcttcctgccctCAGATCCTCCCATGGCCTGGCTCCTGGCCAAGACCTGGGTCCGAAGCTCTGATTTCCAACTGCATCAGTTACAGTCGCATCTGCTAAGGGGGCATCTAATGGCTGAGGTCATcgctgtggccacactgagaaGCTTACCCAGCCTGCACCCTATATACAAG CTCCTTGTCCCCCATTTTCGCTACACTATGGAGATCAACATCCTGGCCAGGAACAATCTTGTCTCTGAATGGGGGATTTTTGATCTG ATTGTGAGCACAGGGAGTGGAGGCCACGTGGACATCCtgcagagagccacagctggCTTGACATACCGCTCCTTCTGCCCCCCGGATGACCTGGCTGACCGTGGTCTCTTGGATGTGAAGGCTTCTCTGTATGCCCAGGATGCCCTCAGGCTGTGGGGGATCATCCTTCG GTATGTGGAAAGGATGGTCGAGCTTTTCTACAAGAGCGACACGGATGTGCAGAGCGACCCAGAGCTGCAGACCTGGTGCAGAGAGGTCACCGAGATCGGACTGCTCGGGGCCCAGGACCGGGG GTTCCCCGTGTCCTTGGCGTCCCGGGCTCAGCTGTGCCGTTTTGTGGCCATGTGCATCTTCACGTGCACGGGTCAGCATGCTTCTACCCATTTGGGTCAG CTGGATTGGTATGCCTGGATCCCAAACGGGCCATGCACCATGAGGAAGCCGCCACCCACCTCCAAGGATGTGACAGAGAGGGACATAATAGACTCATTGCCTTGTCTCCAGCAGGCACGGATGCAAATGAAGATCACCAAATTCCTTGGCAGACGCCAGCCTGTCATG GTGGCCCTGGGGCAGCATAAGGAGGAGTATTTCTCAGGCCCCAAGCCCCGCGATGTGCTCAAGCGGTTCCAGGAAGAGCTGGCGGTCATGGACAAGGAGGTCGAGGCCCGCAACGCAGGCCTGGACCTGCCTTATGAGTACCTGCGGCCCAGTGTGGTGGAAAACAGTGTGACCATCTGA
- the LOC127208162 gene encoding polyunsaturated fatty acid (12S)/(13S)-lipoxygenase, epidermal-type isoform X1, whose translation MGKYTICVVTGDSLLASSSNLVQLWLKTVLETEVPLHLGRLLMVRLCKHKGLLDDDWFCKWITVQGPGTQGEALFPCYSWVQCNETISLPEGTALKIRDDTQSLFKEYREQEIEHRRRVYRWGSWKEGLILPIAGRTQWDLPRNQRFMEDKDLDFALSLAKVLKEFAIKGTLDFVSHVRKLEDYKKVFPCGKTALAGRVRESWKEDALFGYQFLNGANPMLLRRSKSLPARLVLPPGMEDLQTQLEKELEAGSLFEADFSLLDGVKPNIIIFKQQYVTAPLVMLKLQPDGRLLPMVIQLQPPRHGCPPPLLFLPSDPPMAWLLAKTWVRSSDFQLHQLQSHLLRGHLMAEVIAVATLRSLPSLHPIYKLLVPHFRYTMEINILARNNLVSEWGIFDLIVSTGSGGHVDILQRATAGLTYRSFCPPDDLADRGLLDVKASLYAQDALRLWGIILRYVERMVELFYKSDTDVQSDPELQTWCREVTEIGLLGAQDRGFPVSLASRAQLCRFVAMCIFTCTGQHASTHLGQLDWYAWIPNGPCTMRKPPPTSKDVTERDIIDSLPCLQQARMQMKITKFLGRRQPVMVRRADPGPWPESGEGSLPKGQHSCLRDPKA comes from the exons ATGGGCAAGTACACCATCTGCGTGGTCACTGGAGACTCGCTTTTGGCCAGCTCCAGCAACCTGGTACAGCTGTGGCTG AAGACAGTGCTGGAGACCGAAGTCCCCTTGCATCTAGGGCGCCTCCTCATGGTGAGGCTGTGTAAACACAAAGGCCTATTGGATGATGACTGGTTctgcaagtggatcactgtgcaGGGCCCTGGGACCCAGGGAGAGGCCCTTTTCCCCTGCTACAGTTGGGTGCAGTGCAACGAGACCATCAGCCTACCCGAGGGCACAG CGCTGAAGATAAGGGATGACACGCAGAGCCTCTTTAAGGAGTATCGTGAGCAGGAGATTGAGCACAGGAGGAGGGTGTACcg GTGGGGCTCCTGGAAGGAGGGGCTAATCCTGCCTATAGCAGGGAGGACACAGTGGGACCTCCCCAGGAACCAGAGATTCATGGAAGATAAGGATTTAGATTTTGCCCTCTCGCTGGCCAAAGT GTTGAAGGAGTTTGCCATTAAGGGGACTCTAGATTTTGTAAGTCATGTACGAAAACTGGAAGATTACAAAAAAGTATTCCCATGTGGAAAGACTGCCCTGGCAG GACGGGTCCGTGAATCCTGGAAGGAAGATGCCCTCTTTGGGTACCAGTTCCTCAACGGTGCAAACCCAATGCTCCTGAGGCGTTCTAAGAGCCTTCCAGCCAGGCTGGTCCTGCCTCCAGGGATGGAAGACTTGCAGAcccagctggagaaggagctggag GCcggatctctgtttgaggccgATTTCTCACTGCTGGACGGGGTCAAGCCTAACATCATCATTTTTAAGCAGCAATATGTGACGGCCCCATTGGTCATGCTGAAACTACAGCCGGATGGAAGACTCCTGCCTATGGTCATTCAG CTCCAGCCACCCCGACACGGATGTCCCCCgcctctgctcttcctgccctCAGATCCTCCCATGGCCTGGCTCCTGGCCAAGACCTGGGTCCGAAGCTCTGATTTCCAACTGCATCAGTTACAGTCGCATCTGCTAAGGGGGCATCTAATGGCTGAGGTCATcgctgtggccacactgagaaGCTTACCCAGCCTGCACCCTATATACAAG CTCCTTGTCCCCCATTTTCGCTACACTATGGAGATCAACATCCTGGCCAGGAACAATCTTGTCTCTGAATGGGGGATTTTTGATCTG ATTGTGAGCACAGGGAGTGGAGGCCACGTGGACATCCtgcagagagccacagctggCTTGACATACCGCTCCTTCTGCCCCCCGGATGACCTGGCTGACCGTGGTCTCTTGGATGTGAAGGCTTCTCTGTATGCCCAGGATGCCCTCAGGCTGTGGGGGATCATCCTTCG GTATGTGGAAAGGATGGTCGAGCTTTTCTACAAGAGCGACACGGATGTGCAGAGCGACCCAGAGCTGCAGACCTGGTGCAGAGAGGTCACCGAGATCGGACTGCTCGGGGCCCAGGACCGGGG GTTCCCCGTGTCCTTGGCGTCCCGGGCTCAGCTGTGCCGTTTTGTGGCCATGTGCATCTTCACGTGCACGGGTCAGCATGCTTCTACCCATTTGGGTCAG CTGGATTGGTATGCCTGGATCCCAAACGGGCCATGCACCATGAGGAAGCCGCCACCCACCTCCAAGGATGTGACAGAGAGGGACATAATAGACTCATTGCCTTGTCTCCAGCAGGCACGGATGCAAATGAAGATCACCAAATTCCTTGGCAGACGCCAGCCTGTCATGGTCAGACGCGCAGACCCTGGGCCGTGGCCTGAGAGTGGGGAAGGCAGCTTGCCTAAGGGGCAGCATTCTTGCCTGAGAGACCCAAAGGCCTGA